A stretch of Amycolatopsis tolypomycina DNA encodes these proteins:
- a CDS encoding IS3 family transposase, whose translation MVCELAADGIDVTVACRVLNVSRSGYYEWRDRPPSTREAENTVLLKHIEQIHADSRGTYGSPRVHAELMLGLGMPVNLKRVERLMREAGIQGLYRRRRHHTTVRDPAGQPSADLVNRQFTVDAPDRLWITDITEHPTEEGRVYCAAVMDAYSRLIIGWSIAGHMRTELVTDALGMAILRRQPENDTTILHSDHGSQYTSWAFGQRLRNAGLLASMGTVGDCYDNAMMESFWGTLQLELLDSRTWKNRDELANAIFEWIECWYNPKRRHSKIGMHSPATFEALNQPPHAAP comes from the coding sequence CTGGTCTGTGAACTCGCCGCGGACGGTATCGACGTCACGGTGGCCTGCCGGGTATTGAACGTGTCCCGCTCCGGATACTACGAATGGCGCGACCGGCCGCCCTCGACCCGAGAGGCGGAGAACACGGTACTGCTGAAACACATCGAACAGATCCACGCCGATTCCCGCGGCACCTACGGCTCACCGCGCGTGCACGCCGAACTCATGCTCGGTCTGGGGATGCCGGTCAACCTCAAACGGGTCGAGCGGCTCATGCGCGAGGCCGGGATCCAGGGCCTCTACCGGCGCCGCCGGCACCACACCACAGTCCGTGACCCGGCCGGGCAACCCAGCGCCGACCTGGTCAACCGCCAGTTCACCGTCGACGCCCCGGACCGGTTGTGGATCACCGACATCACCGAACACCCCACCGAGGAGGGCCGGGTCTACTGCGCCGCGGTCATGGACGCCTATTCCCGGCTCATCATCGGCTGGTCCATCGCCGGCCATATGCGCACCGAACTGGTCACCGACGCCCTCGGTATGGCCATCCTGCGCCGCCAGCCGGAAAACGACACCACCATTCTACATTCCGACCACGGCTCGCAATATACCTCGTGGGCATTCGGGCAACGTCTCCGCAATGCCGGACTGCTCGCGTCCATGGGCACAGTCGGCGACTGTTACGACAATGCCATGATGGAATCGTTCTGGGGCACTCTTCAGCTTGAACTTCTCGACTCGAGAACGTGGAAAAACCGAGACGAACTTGCCAATGCGATATTCGAATGGATAGAGTGCTGGTACAACCCGAAGCGGAGACATTCCAAGATCGGGATGCACAGCCCCGCCACGTTTGAGGCCCTCAACCAGCCACCACACGCGGCACCCTGA
- a CDS encoding transposase — MPAPHPPEFRQRAVELARLGDKPVAALAKDLGISESCLRNWMAQADADENGSTTKLTSAEKKELAELRRKNRQLEMENEILKRAAAYFARENILPK, encoded by the coding sequence ATGCCTGCACCACACCCGCCTGAGTTCCGTCAGCGCGCCGTCGAGCTGGCCCGCCTCGGCGACAAACCGGTCGCCGCGCTGGCCAAGGACCTGGGGATCAGCGAGTCCTGCCTGCGCAACTGGATGGCCCAGGCCGACGCCGACGAGAACGGCTCAACCACAAAGCTGACCAGTGCGGAGAAGAAGGAGCTTGCCGAGCTGCGCCGGAAGAACCGGCAGCTTGAGATGGAGAATGAGATCCTGAAACGCGCGGCGGCGTACTTCGCGCGGGAGAACATCCTCCCAAAGTAA
- a CDS encoding IS982 family transposase yields MTTDLNTLLTALYVKIDDHLAGRRRVGRPPKLTDAELVTLAVAQALLGFTSEARWLRFLPARMPGAFRYLPGQSGYNRRLRAALPLVKQVMRWLAADTDLWTDTTWIVDSTPVECGRSRPTVQRSELAGWAKYGFCRSHSRWFWGLRLHLVCTPAGLPVAWALADPKVDERQVLMAICDHEPHLLTERPGLLIIADKGYVSAELDRFLAERGVRLIRPSYRNRKPHPGEPLLKSIRQLIESVNDTLKGQLNLEQHGGRTIEGVGVRVAQRLLALTAAIWHNRATGQPITRSLTAYDH; encoded by the coding sequence GTGACGACAGACCTGAACACCCTTCTCACCGCACTCTACGTCAAGATCGACGACCACCTCGCCGGCAGGCGGCGGGTGGGCAGGCCGCCGAAGCTGACCGACGCGGAGCTGGTGACCTTGGCCGTGGCCCAGGCGTTGCTGGGGTTCACCTCCGAGGCCCGCTGGCTGCGGTTCCTGCCCGCCCGGATGCCCGGCGCGTTCCGCTATCTGCCTGGCCAGTCCGGCTACAACCGTCGGCTGCGTGCCGCGTTGCCGCTGGTCAAGCAGGTCATGCGCTGGCTGGCGGCGGACACCGACCTGTGGACCGACACCACCTGGATCGTGGACTCCACCCCGGTCGAATGCGGTCGCTCCCGACCCACGGTCCAGCGTTCGGAGCTGGCCGGCTGGGCAAAGTATGGCTTCTGCCGCTCACACTCGCGCTGGTTCTGGGGACTGCGGCTGCATCTGGTCTGCACCCCGGCCGGACTCCCGGTCGCCTGGGCGCTGGCCGACCCGAAGGTCGACGAGCGGCAGGTGCTCATGGCCATCTGCGACCACGAACCCCACCTGCTCACCGAACGTCCGGGGCTGCTGATCATCGCCGACAAGGGCTACGTCTCCGCGGAACTGGACCGCTTCCTGGCCGAGCGCGGGGTCCGGCTGATCCGGCCGTCCTACCGCAACCGCAAGCCGCATCCCGGTGAGCCGCTGCTCAAGTCCATCCGCCAGCTCATCGAGTCGGTCAACGACACCCTCAAGGGCCAGCTGAACCTGGAACAGCACGGTGGACGCACCATCGAAGGCGTCGGCGTCCGCGTCGCCCAACGCCTCCTGGCCCTCACCGCCGCCATCTGGCACAACCGCGCCACCGGCCAACCCATCACCCGATCACTGACCGCCTACGACCACTGA
- a CDS encoding cytochrome P450 yields the protein MTTNVTENAPSNESLRSPLPPEFVRREDPFHVPPALVAVAERGPVAKATLAAGDPFWLVSGYEEARAVLSDPRFSSDRFQYHPRFKELSPEFRERLRDDKARAGSFINMDPPEHTRYRKLLTGQFTVRRIRELGARIDEIVAGRVDAMLAGGTTADLMTEFAFPAPSLMICELLGVRYEARAEFQQRAAALLQMNQPVAEAVKNADALRAFMQELVEDKRRNPAGDLLSGLIHHAGADPALTDDELINIANLLLIAGYDTTASMLGLGIFVLLQRPAQLATLRDDPDRIADAVEELLRYLSVVNPGIFRFAKEDLEFAGEHIPAGSTVVVSVVATNRDQRQWPDPDLDLTRPRGPHLAFGHGVHQCLGQQLARMEMQAGYAELLRRLPNLRLAVPPEEVPLRNDMLTYGVHSLPIAWDAP from the coding sequence GTGACGACCAACGTGACCGAAAACGCGCCGAGCAACGAATCGCTGCGCTCACCGCTGCCACCGGAATTCGTCCGGCGCGAAGATCCGTTCCACGTCCCACCCGCATTGGTGGCCGTGGCCGAGCGGGGACCGGTCGCCAAGGCGACCCTCGCCGCGGGCGACCCGTTCTGGCTGGTTTCCGGATACGAAGAAGCGCGCGCGGTGCTTTCGGACCCGCGGTTCTCTTCCGACCGGTTCCAGTACCACCCGCGGTTCAAGGAGCTGTCGCCCGAATTCCGTGAACGCCTGCGCGACGACAAGGCGCGCGCCGGGTCGTTCATCAACATGGACCCGCCGGAGCACACCCGGTACCGGAAACTGCTCACCGGGCAGTTCACCGTGCGCCGGATCCGCGAGCTCGGCGCCCGGATCGACGAAATCGTCGCCGGCCGGGTGGACGCCATGCTGGCCGGCGGCACCACCGCCGACCTGATGACGGAGTTCGCGTTCCCCGCGCCCTCGCTGATGATCTGCGAGCTGCTCGGCGTGCGGTACGAGGCCCGGGCGGAGTTCCAGCAGCGTGCGGCCGCACTGCTGCAGATGAACCAGCCGGTCGCGGAGGCGGTGAAGAACGCCGACGCCCTGCGCGCGTTCATGCAGGAGCTGGTCGAGGACAAGCGCCGGAACCCGGCGGGTGACCTCCTCTCCGGCCTGATCCACCACGCCGGCGCCGACCCCGCGCTCACCGACGACGAGCTGATCAACATCGCGAACCTGCTGCTCATCGCCGGCTACGACACGACCGCGAGCATGCTGGGGCTCGGCATCTTCGTGCTGCTGCAGCGCCCGGCACAGCTCGCCACGCTGCGGGACGACCCGGACCGCATCGCCGACGCCGTCGAGGAGCTGCTGCGCTACCTGTCCGTGGTGAACCCGGGGATCTTCCGGTTCGCCAAGGAGGACCTGGAGTTCGCCGGCGAGCACATCCCGGCCGGCTCGACGGTGGTCGTGTCGGTGGTGGCCACCAACCGCGACCAGCGGCAGTGGCCGGACCCGGACCTGGACTTGACCCGACCCCGCGGCCCGCACCTGGCCTTCGGCCACGGCGTCCACCAGTGCCTCGGCCAGCAGCTGGCCCGGATGGAGATGCAGGCGGGGTACGCGGAACTGCTGCGCCGCCTGCCGAACCTCCGGCTGGCCGTGCCGCCGGAGGAGGTCCCGCTGCGCAACGACATGCTGACGTACGGGGTGCACTCCCTGCCGATCGCCTGGGACGCCCCCTAG
- a CDS encoding type II 3-dehydroquinate dehydratase — MPDVLLLNGPNLGVLGRREPEIYGTDTLADIEKAVAEEVRPRGWDVVSVQRDGEGELVGAIHAHRDTTVGAIVNPGALMIAGWSLRDALASYEPPWVEVHLSNVWAREQFRHESVIAPLASGVVVGLGAFGYRLAARALLHLSAESPNALG, encoded by the coding sequence GTGCCCGACGTCCTGCTGCTGAACGGTCCCAACCTGGGTGTGCTGGGCCGGCGCGAGCCGGAGATCTACGGCACCGACACGCTGGCCGACATCGAAAAGGCGGTCGCCGAGGAGGTGCGTCCCCGCGGCTGGGACGTCGTGTCGGTGCAGCGTGACGGCGAAGGCGAGCTGGTCGGCGCGATCCACGCGCACCGCGACACGACGGTCGGCGCCATCGTCAACCCCGGCGCGCTGATGATCGCCGGCTGGAGCCTGCGCGACGCGCTGGCGAGCTACGAGCCGCCGTGGGTGGAGGTCCACCTCAGCAACGTCTGGGCGCGCGAGCAGTTCCGCCACGAGTCGGTCATCGCTCCGCTGGCGAGTGGCGTGGTGGTCGGCCTCGGCGCGTTCGGCTACCGCCTCGCCGCGCGCGCCCTGCTGCACTTGTCCGCCGAATCGCCGAATGCGCTGGGCTGA